The Gossypium hirsutum isolate 1008001.06 chromosome D02, Gossypium_hirsutum_v2.1, whole genome shotgun sequence region cataagaagaagaagaagaagaagaagaagccaatTGATAGGTTGCGCGTGTACGcgttaaaaaaacaaatttatataacaaatttgAAAGCCCAGTTTTACTTCAAGCATACAGTgccaattgtaatatttataattctGACGGAACACGAAGCATTTCAAAGGGTCGAAACCAAAGGAAAAGGCGATTGAGAAATAACTAGCATATCTAATAGACTCTAAACGGCTACTAATGGGATTTTATAGTATGACAATTCATAACAAGATGAGTttgtaagaaaattaaatattctattctaaggactaaattgcaagaaatgtAAAAATAAAGGGCTATTCAACAAATAACTAATAAGGGTTGGTTGACTTCAATGTGATTCACTGAGTCCCGGACAAGGGATATAAATCGCGTAAATTATCaagtggctccattttatcttCTGATATCAATTTCATTGACTTAGACGAAATAGGTCAAATTTATCTTCCGATCTCACCGCTAATCCAAGACTAATGAACGGGTGCACGACAAGATTATCTTTCGGTCTCACTTTATCTTGATATTCCCTTAGGGGTGTCACTACCTAAGTTCTTAgttctattcgatttagtccaatttattatgatttagtcatttgtcCAAAAGTTTTAGTTTACCCAcgtctccatcaaccaacctcctTTGAGGCTTAGCTACTCATGCtcaaagtaaaagaaataaacataaaaatgtaaaacaaggcagccatgaaagtaaagcttaagaaaaatgtaaaaactaatatttttatgcAAGTAAACTTAAATAGCATGAACCAAAAGCATTTAATAGGAAAATCTAAAGTAAGAAACATTAAAGGAATAAGGTTTAATAGATTGAAagtaaaataaactgaaatacattaaacttaAGCTTAAAAGGTCTTGAAAGCAACTAAAAATGCAAATAAACCTTAGCTATAGTAATAGCTAACTTAACTAATACTAAGAATAACAAGAACAAGAAGTATATCCAGAAAAATAAACTATAATCTAagatagaagaagagaaaaaaaaccctagaaaagtgcagagaaaaactaaagaaaacctagagaaaactaaaccaaaaactaAGCTAATATGTGTCTCTCTCTTCCTTAGtaatttttggttgttttgaaATGTATTCTGATGACTTTTCATTGTAAAAAAATGCCCGTACACGGGCCTTGTGTGATTAGTGGACCAGGTAGAcaaagactaccctttttgtccaagtttgtccCCTTGACGAAGGTGACATCACGATACCCAGAAGAGGATATCGGGATATATCGGGCAGTGTTGAGCCCTGGGGCCTTCCTTAAAAGGTGGATATTGTGATACCCAAAGAGGATAATGCGATACCACTGAAGGGAGTCTTCATTCTCCTCTACTGTTGGAGGTATCGTGATATCTGTACCTTGGAATTATGATACCCTTTGCCTTGGTGTTGTTCTCGCTCATTTTCAACCTCCAACATGCCCCTAATCACTCAAACACACATTAGGCCGCCAATGGTGCTATCGACCAATTTGGGTTACAAAATAGACAAAAACaagacattttcacttattaataaaaaatacgaaaatagtttAAAACTAAGCTAAAGACGCTATTTTGCTCGAGAAAAAGCTCCTTAAGTGTGTCGGGAAAAGCCTAATTTGCCACATCGATTTGTAACAGATTACCAAACTCTAGTTTGTTTGCGATGATGTCCACATTCGCCACGTTAATCTTTACAACTAATTCTTTCTCTCTGTATGGAATAGAATTATAGCGTACGGTTCAAATAAAgcacaaaatcaaatatatagGACGTTTATTTGATGTAGTGCGTGAAAAATTTTATGTCTACAAACAAGATTCAAAGAATTAATTTAGGTGCTAAATGTTAGTACAAATCAAATGTGAAACACTTTTAAATTGTTTGATGATTAAGcacaaaataacttaaaaaactatttaaaaaaattttaagtataaacATTGCATCAATCAAGTTATTTCATTAACTTAATCTTCAATTTAGGTGCTAAATGTTAGTACAAATCAAATGTGAAACATTTGTAAAACATGCtgaattaaattgtaaacatGTGTGTATCTATTATATAAACAACTTAAAtctaacaatttttaaaaaataaaaataaatagaatcaTTTAAAGGTAGAAGAGCCAGTtttgtttacaaaaaaaaaacctctcgTTTGTGTGATGCATGTACACGTATTTACAATTTGTGTTGGTACTTAATAACTAAGCTAATGGCAAGGTTGATATTTTAAAGACTTTTGAAGTTTGGATACCAATTTAAAAATGAGGAATATAATTAGCTTAAATTTGGATAACCAAGCGAGAGAAATTAAAAGTGAGTTTTGAGAATGAAAAATTAGGACATTAAGGCTTCCTTTGGTTTGCTTCAGTACATCAGTGAGGTGCAGTTGAGGGTGCCAATCTCACTGCCATGGTGTTTGGAAAAGCAGATCAGTCTAGTGAGAATTCAATTCCACCGCACTGGACAGCTAAATTTCTGCTGGAGGTTTCAGCAGCAATTGAAACCCTTGGGTGTTGTTGGTATTTTTAAGAGACAAAAATAtcattacttttatttattattttaccattttatccttgaaagttaaactaatttctttcccaaatttgatccaagtataatgttactatttatgaaaataatatttatcattgttataaaaaaatatttaactataaaaaataaaaataattatcattttttctaataaataatttaaattaattatataaatcattaaaatactggaagatacattttaatattttattaaatgaatttataaattcacatattttaataattttaaaaaagtaaaataatttaaaaaacttctattatatatcaattctaatatgatatccttaatagtcattttttattcttacctcaccgctacagctgagTTTGAATCCACACACACTCCAccttgtttctaatctcaccgttacagtaactaatctcaccgccaccgctatttttaacaTCACCaaaggtaaacacaccgcccatccaaactagccCTAAATCTTACATTTCAATATGGCCTACAAATTATTATGCTGCAAGAAGCTAATATTGATCAATCTCATTGGCATGCTTATGTCATTCCacgctatttaaaaaaaatatcattataataatattaaaaataattaaaaaattatatttaaaaaataatgttatacAAAGACGGGTGTCGGACATGTGTCACCAAACAGTTTAAATTCATTtgataattatgaaattaaaaataaaaaaaggaaaccgccaaaaggaagaaaaaggaaatgGGTGGAGTTTTCTGAGTTTTGGCTTCCTTAACAGAGGAGAGTTTTGAAGTGGAAGAAggtgatgaaaaaaatatttgaatttaatttatttaattgtcaAAGCTTTGAAGCTTCGCTTGTTTTTCAAACTGATTGTGTAAAGGAAGGGAAAGCAAACAATGAAAACGCCGCTAGGGGAGGAGCTCTTGAGGAAGATCCAAGAACTGGAAGTAGGACATGCGTATCTCATGCGAGAAATGTCAGGTTTAAGACAATCCAGCGGTGAGTCAATTCATGACTCAACTCGTCGAGGATCCCGCCGTACTTCCCCTCAACGGCCGTTATTTCTCGGGGACGCGGCGGCTGCTGCCGGTTCTGGTTCTGTTCGACTTCCGTTACGAATAGAGAGCGGGAGCTGCGGCACCACAAATGGAGGCGGTGGCGACGCAGGAAGAACAAGAACCGGGAATTCACGGACAGCTGCCGCTAATTTGACTAACAGTcagtatttaaatattttacagtCTATGGGACAATCTGTTTATATATATGATCTTAGAGGCCGTGTATTCTTTTGGTAAGTTTGAACTTTGAATagggtttctttctttctttcttcttcttcttcttctttttctttttcagttgCAATGTTCGTGATTTATTTTTCTAGATTAACGATATGATTTGATCTTGTTTCTTAAtatacaaggtaaggattatcaTCCCTGTAGagttatttttcttaaaattgcgTGTTTTATTGCAGGAACAGAGGTGCTGAAAAACTTTATGGTTATTTAGAAGCAGAAGCTTTAGGACAAAATATTATTAAGCTTGTTTGTCATCCTAAGGATTTCGGGTTTGCAGTAAATATAGTTCAACGGGTTATTATTGGGGAGAGTTGGACTGGACTGTTTCCTATTAAGAATAGACTAGGGGAGAATATTTCTGTAGTTGCAACTGTTACTCCTTTTTATGATGAAGATGGTTCTGTGGTGGGAATCACTTCTGTGACCTGTGATTCACGGCCTTTTCAAGAAACCAAGTTTGAATTTTCAGCTGAAAGGCAACCGAAAGGAAATTCTTCAGCCTTTACCCGGTCTAAAAACACCATCTCGGTTAAACTTGGTCTTGATCCTCAGCAGCCTCTGCAAGCTGCAATTGtatcaaaaatatcaaatttggtattagtttcttaattctttatatatgattatgtttggtttcttttgttttgatttgggCTGATTCACGAGTTAACCAAAGCAGGCGTCCAAGGTGAGCAACAAAGTGAAATCCAGAATTAGGACAGGCGAGAATCGTGTTGATGCTTATGATCATAAAGAAGACGCAACTTACAGTGGAGTCTGTACACCGAAGGGAGATATGTGGCCACCCTCCCATGATGTACTTCATCCTTTTGATAACGTGTCCACTGTAATGAACTCTATAGATTTTGGTGATGAGAATGAAGGAAAACCTGCAATCCAAAAATTTACGACCTTTATAGCTAAGACAGGGATATCTTTGCCTTGGAAAGGGAACAGTCAAGAAGAATCAGAGGCCAAGACTACTCATTCCATAAGGCCTTGTGAGGGTAATGATCAACAGAATGAAACATTTCTGCTAAAGGGCCCATATTTGGGTAAAAAACTTGAAGACCATATTAATGAGCATGACAGCCCTATCAACAATGAGGCATCAGGTTTTTCATCATCTTCTGCTAATGTTAACAGCACAAGCAGTACCAGAAGCTCGGGGAGTACTGGTGGTAGTCCTGTTAATATAGTTCATATGGACACTGATTGTGTAGATAATGAAATCTTGTGGGAAGAGTTGACGATAGGAGACAAATTGGGCAAGGTAATTTCCTTCAATTAACAGCAACTGGGAGACATGAAGGAATTATGAACTTGTTTATAACTAGAGCCGTTACTTTATGTTAAAACTCTCTACTGATTCTACTTCATTCTTACTTGATGTCGTGGGTAATACCACAGTATGAATTATTTAAGTACGTACTTAATTCTCCTTTGCTTTCCTTgtaggttcttgtggaacagtaTATCATGGTCTGTGGTATGCATCAGTATGTTCTCTTACTCCTTTCACAGCCTTTCTTTTGGGAAGATGAATAAACACATTATTGATGGTACTATATGGTGTTGAGTTCGTATAAATTGGAAAATTGGTGACAAACCCATCAGCCAATTGTTCTATATGGTGTTGAGTATTATAGGTTCATCGCCTACGTTGATACCTAAGTCTAATATAGACAGTGCAATATGAAAAATCCGGAGTTCATTTCAGGATCTTATGCCATACTTGCAGTCCATTCCGGTTAATGGAAGGCATGATGTCATTGCTATACATGAGCTGTTTTACTCGTTAGTTATTTATATTGGTTTTACATAGAAATGGTAGGAAGCATGAAAAAAATGTAAATCACCTTACTATTTGTGGAAATCAACCATTTTCATGTTATCACAGGATGTTGCTGTCAAGGTGTTCCCGAACCTGGAATATTCAGATGATGTCATACATTCTTTTAGACAGGAGGTGTGCATTATTgtaaaattacatttaaattgCTTTGCAGTCGCCAACTGGCTAAGATAACTGCATTTGTTATTGTTTTGAGTTTCTTTCTTCCTCTTCTAATTCTGCTCTGACTATTTCCCTTCTGCTTTGAAGGTTTCTCTGATGAAAAGACTGCGGCATCCAAATGTTCTGCTGTTTATGGGAGCTGTCACTTCACCTCAACGTCTCTGCATTGTTACTGAATTCCTTCAACGGTTCGATCTCCACCTTTTGAAATTCCTTTTTGGCATTTATGGAACATTAACATTGCATATCTATTGTTCTTTGAAACAGTAGATTTGTTGGTTTAATTTACTTCATCGTTAATGAatgcttatttatattttattgatgTAGTGGGAGTTTGTTTCGATTGCTACAGAGGAATGCTGCAAAATTAGAGAGGAAACGGCGTGTTCATATGGCTCTGGATATTGTGAGTCTCAAGTAGTTTTGGGTTCTCATTTTTTTGCAACTTCGTGGTGTTCCTCAAGTTGTGGTGGCGTGTAGTGCCATCATACGCCAATCtgtatttttttaatctattcttGTTTGCACCGCTGGAGTGCCCTGCCCTCATTAATTCATCTTATTGATTGAACTGCTAAGGCACAAGGCATGAATTATCTTCACCATTGCAATCCGACTATCGTTCATCGTGATTTGAAGTCTTCAAATCTCCTAGTTGATAAGAATTGGACTGTGAAGGTTTGCCTTTAGTTATGTGCATCTGTTCTAATTGGAGTTTGGGGCGAAACTAGAAATTTTTTCAGGGgcccgaaattaaattatatatttttacgatattATAAATGCAATTTCACTTTTTTAATAGtcaatatctttataatttttaaaggaataaattaaattttatcattattaatttaaattttttttttaaatataaagtgGCTTAAATGAAAAAAGAATTCATTTTAGGGGGCAGGGCCGCTGCCAGCCCCCTTGCTCCGCCTTTGATTGGAGATCTAGTTTCAGTTTTGCCTCAGGGTTTCGAAGATACTTGTTTTAGGGCTACCTTTTATCTGACCAGGTTGGTGATTTTGGTTTGTCACGTCTCAAGCATGCAACCTTTCTCACTACTAAGACTGGGAAAGGAACGGTATTGACTGAAACTTTAGTTCATCAACAATATTAATCTAAGTTTAAATCATTGTGAGAGGATGCATAACTTAATAGTTTGGTTGAGTTTTCTTGTAGCCTCATTGGATGGCGCCAGAAGTTCTTCGCAATGAGCCCTCTGATGAGAAGTATGTTGCAAACgactcttctcctctctttttcaCTTCACACAACATATCCCCATCCCAGAGCCCAATCGCGTTCACCATTTTTATTCTCTTCTGACCTTGTATTTCTTGTTCTTTCTGGCAAACACATAGGTCCGATATTTATAGTTTTGGAGTCATATTATGGGAACTTGCTACTGGGAAGATACCTTGGGAGAATCTCAACTCAATACAGGTATAGTTCTCaacttttgattttaaaaaatgcaAGATATTTACATGCGAAGAGTCtatcatcatcaatccatctgCATCTCTTCTAAAGATGTGATCCTATGTTGGATCCCATCTCTAAGTCAGTATTTTCACTTTAGAAACTACTGAGCATTGCAAGTCTTGTAGCTCTGCATGTATGAACAACAGTGTGTTTAGGATACTTGTAGGTGATTGGAGCTGTCGGGTTCATGAACCAACGGCTGGAAATTCCGAACTATTTAGATCCACTGTGGGCTTCTATAATTGAGAGTTGCTGGCTCAGGTGGGTTATCTCCTCATAACGTTTTCATGTTtggtttcattctttttttttttttagatccGAGCTGTAGCATACCGATACATTAGTTAATTCAATATTATGAACCACATACCATTACAAGCCTCAAGCATCGCATGATGTTTTAATCAAATTACGTACAATAAGATGTGATGGCCTAACCATTTAAGAACCATTTAGACAATCGACTTTGGTAGTAGTTCAGTTATGAATTTTGATCCGATTGTCTTCAGGATTAAAGGAAACTTTGTTTCTCATGTAGTCATTGTAATTTTCAATTGTGATCTGACCCTTGAAACTATAACTTTTTCCGAAACCAGTGATCCTCAAAGTCGGCCAACATTTCTGGAACTGATGGACAAGCTTAGAGTGCTTCAAAGACGATGCACCATCCAATTTCAGGAAGCCCGTAACTCGTCCAGCGGCTCTCAAAAGGGATCATGAATCAAATCCAAGTGTTTTGGGGTTCATTTCTTCCCTCAGCAAAAGCTCTCGATTGGTTGAAGCATGGGCATTCTTTTTGCTAACATTTACACTCAATTGCCGGTTGTGGAATGCAGAATTGCCACCTAGACTCGCAACATTGGCGTTGAAATCTCAGGCTAGACAAAGCTGAAAAGGAGACGGTACCGTGTGAGCAACCCCAAATTTCAATGTGGTTGGATTGGTTGTTAGTGAATGTCGCTTGTTCTTTTTCATGTCAGCCTGGAAATTTTTCGGAGGGAACGTCAATAAaggtatatattatatatatttatattgtggATCATACTCTTCTAGATCGGAATTTGTATCGAGCACGAACTAAAGAGTGAGAAATCAGAAAACTCGGAACATTCCAGATAACTAGGTTTTGGATCTTTCATGTCTCAACAAGTTAAAGAAGCATCTAATATGGTCTTCTAACGCTAGGTTCTAATGGGAAAATAGTAAGCACAGCCATAGTCACCATTAAAATTGAGTTTAAGCGATTTGAAGGTAATTGTGCCTGTCATATGGCCTCGATCTTACAAAGGGTTTTGTCAAAAACTTTGAGAAATATCGGTTTTATTTCACCGACTTGGGCCCGGTTTAGTGAAGCAAGGACCGAATAGCAGCAACGGCATCACCTTTGTGCTCGCGAAGTGTTCTCTCTGCAACCTTTTTGTTCAACTTTTTCCGGTGCAAAAGATCGAAGTATTAGCATCTTTGGCATATCACAGAGATATTTAAGAGacataagaagaagaaaaagcagCCAACCTCTAGTTCGTTTGCGATGATGTCCACATCGGCCGCGTTGATCTTTACTGCAGCTAATTCTCTCTCTCTGAATGGAACGCACAAAATCAAGTATATAGTAAATTTATTTGATACAGCGCGTGAAAAATTTTAAGTCCGCAAACAAGAATCAAGTCATTTCATTAACTTAAACATCCATTTAGGTGCTAAATGTTAGTACAAATCAAATGTGAAGCATCTTTAAAACATGTTGAATTAAATctgacaaataaaaaaaaatagtcatTAACTGGTAGGAGGGATACTTCTCTTCACAAAAAAAAACTCGTTAGTGTGATAGGTGTATATATGTCTGCAATTTGTGTTCGTACTTAAACGACTAAGTTAATGACGAGATTGACAGAAATATTTGATTGATACAATACTGATATTTTGAAAatctaattaaaatgttttgatgTTTGGGTACCAATTTAGAAGCTGAGACCTAGTTTGAGGATTTCCAGTGCAATTAGCTATAAATATGCATATTCTGCAAACAAAATGGGCAAGTTCTGCAGTCTTAAGTTTGGATAACCAAGTAGAGAAATTAAAAGTGCAAGTGAGTTTTGAGATTGAGAAATTATGACATTGAACCTTACGTTTCAATATGGCCTACACATTATCATGCTGCAAAAAGAGATTTAAGGAACATATAATAGCACGGCCGAAGAAGAAAACAAGGATTACGGAAAAGAAATGAAAGGTAACCTAATATTGcaaattgaaatcaaatatgAATGTCGATTGAGATTGTATTATATCAATCTCATTGGTATATATTCATATGCTTATGTCATTCcgactttttatttttctcgaaAAATTCGTGTTCAAAAACTGTGTACAATGCATATCTAGACTCAACAGTGAATCATGACCttctaaatacatgaaaaaaagACCTCAACTAAAATGATATGGCTCCTGGGTTTTAGCAGCAGCATTAGAATTATTTAGGTTACCTTATGACCTACCTCAAATTACCTTATACACAAAGCTTTTGACAATTTTAATGACAAAACACACacataaaaaaaatgtgttcGATATGAACATACTCggtttctttataaattttttcatatatttattggATCATATAGTGTCAGATATTAATATCTTCATAAATTTCTGAAAATTCCAATCCAACCATCGAAATTCAACGAATGtaacaaaaaacaaaaaggaacCAAATTGGACTAAAATTAAACTTAGATAATGAATATTCCAGAAATCAAACCTCAATCTCATTGCATTCTTTTCTGCTTCCGCTGATGCCGCAATCGATGCCATGGCCTGCAacgtaaaaaagaaaaagaaaaagaatcccGTAAGCAAAAGAAAacgaaaaggaaaaaaagaagcgTAAGCTAAAGATCGAAAGAGACCGATTGGGCACGAGAAGAATCGAGCTGGCGATCTTCGACACGATCGGTGAGTTTATCGAAGGCTTTACTCTGTTGCTGTAAATCCTTAGAGTCAACGACTGCGTCAACGCCTCCATCTCCGGCTTCCATTGTCGGCTATTGGTTAAGCTTCAGATGGTAAAAAGCCCTGACGTTGTTCGTTGAATCCACCTGAGTTTTCAGTTGAAGAAACAGTGATAAAGAGAGAGCGATTATGACATCCTTCAAAATTGGAAACTTATGTCGAGGGTTTTTCAAGGCCCGtcttataatttcaaaattcattttcGGCCCATTTTCGAAATTCAGGTCAGTATATTGGTTTTATCTAaactaaattgtttttttaataatctgCTCTTGTCTCTTTTTGACTCAATATCTAGAATTATTCATAATTAAGGGTGTTCAAACGGTCAGTTAACCGAACCGAATTATTATTAACTGAATTTTCCGAAATgtaaaaatttttaaccgttaatcgaattgaattttttaaaatacattaatcgaaccgaaatatttcggttaattcaaTCGATTAACCAAATAaacgaaatttatattttttattttttggttaaaataattataaaacaaataaaaataatagttcaAAAAATACATTGCTAATTCAATTAATTACCTGATTTTGAACCAAATTAACTGATAAtcgaaatttaaataaat contains the following coding sequences:
- the LOC107908051 gene encoding serine/threonine-protein kinase STY46 codes for the protein MKTPLGEELLRKIQELEVGHAYLMREMSGLRQSSGESIHDSTRRGSRRTSPQRPLFLGDAAAAAGSGSVRLPLRIESGSCGTTNGGGGDAGRTRTGNSRTAAANLTNSQYLNILQSMGQSVYIYDLRGRVFFWNRGAEKLYGYLEAEALGQNIIKLVCHPKDFGFAVNIVQRVIIGESWTGLFPIKNRLGENISVVATVTPFYDEDGSVVGITSVTCDSRPFQETKFEFSAERQPKGNSSAFTRSKNTISVKLGLDPQQPLQAAIVSKISNLASKVSNKVKSRIRTGENRVDAYDHKEDATYSGVCTPKGDMWPPSHDVLHPFDNVSTVMNSIDFGDENEGKPAIQKFTTFIAKTGISLPWKGNSQEESEAKTTHSIRPCEGNDQQNETFLLKGPYLGKKLEDHINEHDSPINNEASGFSSSSANVNSTSSTRSSGSTGGSPVNIVHMDTDCVDNEILWEELTIGDKLGKGSCGTVYHGLWYASDVAVKVFPNLEYSDDVIHSFRQEVSLMKRLRHPNVLLFMGAVTSPQRLCIVTEFLQRGSLFRLLQRNAAKLERKRRVHMALDIAQGMNYLHHCNPTIVHRDLKSSNLLVDKNWTVKVGDFGLSRLKHATFLTTKTGKGTPHWMAPEVLRNEPSDEKSDIYSFGVILWELATGKIPWENLNSIQVIGAVGFMNQRLEIPNYLDPLWASIIESCWLSDPQSRPTFLELMDKLRVLQRRCTIQFQEARNSSSGSQKGS
- the LOC107910570 gene encoding huntingtin-interacting protein K — protein: MEAGDGGVDAVVDSKDLQQQSKAFDKLTDRVEDRQLDSSRAQSAMASIAASAEAEKNAMRLRERELAAVKINAADVDIIANELELNKKVAERTLREHKGDAVAAIRSLLH